The stretch of DNA TGCTACATATCTTAATGTTTCTATGTTGTGGCTGTGAATTGTGGCCTTATGTGCTCCTCTGGTTGTATCTGAACTTCAAGTGGGAGAATAGATCATGGCCACCACGGTGGAAAGGCCAAACTGGCACTGACCGAGGCGGTGGAGTTTGACCGGGCTATTGCCAGGGCGGCGGAGCTGACCAGTGAGCTAGACACCTTGTCCGTTGTGACCGCCGACCACTCTCACGTCTTCAGCTTCGGAGGCTATTCTCCCAGGGGGAATCCTGTCCTGGGTAAGAGAGACTCTCCTCCCTTATCTCTTCTGTCTGCTTAAAGCTGTGTCTTATATACTGAAATCCTGGAGCATAATGTGTATTTGAGCAAGCTAAAGAGAGCTGAAATTGTGGCTCTGAACTGTTGTGAATTTGCATTTCTCTCTCAGGGCTGTCTAGAGAAATGGGAAAGGATGGAAAACCCTTCACTAATGCACTGTATGGAAACGGACCAGGGTACAGACTGATGAACGGAAGCCGTCCAGAGATCAATGCTACCATTGCAAGTAAGTCCTCCACCTGTAACTAAGTCATGCTCTCATTCATGAACAAACATGACCACGGCGAAAAATTGTACAGTAgaaaatgaaagccaaaaatgctatttcaaaaattaaatagGAAAGTGATCACCTGGCTACTAGGTTGTCATGCCACTCCAGTAACATTTGCAGCATCAGCTTAGCCACAGTGGAGTATTATCACCACCTTGTGGCTGCGTGCTTTCAGAAATTATAACATTGATactcacaaaaaaacagtggaCAGCTGACAGCTTACATGGAAGAGAATGCCAAACAACTTCTAAAGACTAAATGTTCATGTGTAAAATGgaaattgatatttcactttgatatcaatatttcaataacatCATACAAAGCAGTAAATTCTTTCAGAAATACTCTGCCAGACAAATGGATATCAGCTGTCAAGTTATTAACTCCCAAGTGTCAGCATGTAAACACTATTAGCACATTACATGAACCCTATACCATTTAGTCACCTCTGTGAAAAGAGCGTGTCCTTGTTTGTTAATGACTGACGAAGTCCAGCACAGCCAGGTCAAAAACTAATTGAGAAATACCTGGGAAACCATAGATACACGTCTAATAAAAAATCCTGCAGTGTGTCACTTTGCTCAGcactttctttccctccccttCCACTTAAGGTAATAAGGAGTACATGCAGCAGTCAGCCGTGCCTCTGTCCGCAGAGACCCATGGCTCCGAGGATGTGGCCATTTTTGCCAAAGGTCCCATGGCCCACCTCTTCCACGGGGTGCAGGAGCAGAGCTACATCGCCCACGCCATGGCCTACGCTGCCTGCATCGAGCCGTACACAGACTGCAGGCTGGAGCTGCCTCCAGAGCCTAGCCACGCTGTGATCCCACAGTCAGGGCTCCTGGCCCTCATTTTGAGCCTGCTGGCCTTCATACATGCCTTTATGGCTGCGTGAGAAATTTGCCTTTGTGCCCCTTTACGAACTGGAAGCAGTTCCATGCGCAGTAATGCCTCTAGTGAGTCCTTGACTGAACACCTGAGCGTCACCCACAATAGTGACGTTTGACCACTAGAGGGCGTTATAGGCCAGGAAAGTCGATCTTGTTGGTCTGTTTTGGGGGTGCTCATCAAACCTCCATCACAATCCTGTCGAGGATTCATTGTTATGATTCCAAAATGTACTTATTTATAAAGTCGACTGTTTAgaagttttcattaaaaataaattacattctTCTTTAAGGGGTTTTAATTATTCTTGAGGGTTGAGCATGTTGTCTCTTAATATTGAGAAATTTTGTATCGCAGGACTGTTTACTCCAGCATcgtttttaaacaaatttgtgTTAAGGATGATGATTGAGTGAACGGACACAAGCCTGATTTTctctaattttgatttttacatgAAGCTGAGTTTTCCCTAAAGTTACTTTACAGCAAGAAACTTTCTTACGAACGCTTGCAATATTTTGTCCTCTAATAAACTTTAACCATAGTGCTGTTTACAGTGTTGCAAGGTTTTCAGAGCAACCTTAAATATAGGAATATATTCACAGAAGTAACCTTTACATGGACATGCATTACTCCATAGGTCACCTTATGTCGACATAGCAACAGTATTGCAAAGCTTTCAGTGTAACCTGAAATACACGAATACATTGCAGGGAAACACCAATTACTCAAACACGCATTGCTCCACAGCTTACCTGATGTCGTCATAGCAACAGCGTTGCAAATTCTCGCGATATTTACATTGGGCGTTCTGGTTCGCAGGCGCCGGAGCGGTTGAATGGGGTTGTAGCTGTCTGGGTGGGTGGATAGCGTGACAGTTCGCTGCACTGTCAGtgtggagagaggtgtgtgtaaGCCGTTCAGCTGCACTTTCATAACTTGCTAGCTAATAATCGGCTAACTTTATTAGCTACTTAAAGCAGTTTAACCAGCGCATAAGATAAGATAAATAAACACGAAAAGGGTGGCTGATCATTCTGAACCAGAGAGATACAGTGGAATGGCAGCTCCAGGACCCATTAAAGGTATtttgaagaataaaaacagaggTTCCGGAACCAAGACAGGCCATCAGCTGCAAGTTTCGCCAGCGGAAAGCCAGGACGGACTAGATCCGGGGTTCTTGGACGAGTGAGTAAGGCATCGTCTGGGGGATAACTTTCAAACAAACATGATTTGTGCCTAATTGTGTTGCTATGTTGTTAAACGTTGAAACGCGGAAAACAGAAAACGTTAGCAAGCTGACGCAGAGACTTCGTTAGTTATGTCGTAAACCATTCTTGCTCGTTAGCTACTCAATAGTTAGATATCAGTATAaatcagttagctagctaacgtcaaACCATGGTCGTAAACCATCGCTACCTAGTTAGCTCACCAGTGCTAGTTCTAACTATATCCGTTACCAACACTTTCGGCATCGGTTACGTCAGCTCGCAAACAATGTAACTCACGTTAGATTACAAGAGACCAATATTGActgacacaatgcatttttgacCAGtcactaaaaaaagaaaaagtaacgTATGAGTGAATGAAGTTCTGTGTATGAATTCATGTTCCTTTTTAAAGAATTGCCCTATTGCTTAAGAAAACTTCCCTCTTTATCTAGCTAGTTAACGCTGGCAATCAGATGAAGTGCCTATCTTCCTAGCTCACTATTTACCAGTTGCTGACTGACAGTATGAAGCATGTCCCAATTTCTTACAGctgagctgtgtttttaaattaaagtgcgCTTTACACTTCTGTGCAATAAAGCGAGTCACTGTCAGCTGATGAAATCACTCAGGTAAAGTCATCAATGAATTGTATTGAGACATGGATCTATAGATGTCTGTCTGCTTATGATTGTGTAACTTACATGACGCATAAATTAGCTGGATATGATAAGCATAGCCCCACCCCCAATGATGGGAGAAGCCTTGTGTGGAATTGACACGCCCCCGCCGCAGCGTTCAGGTGGCTATCATCAGGTGTGGTAAAAGTAGTAATTCATTTGTGGCCAtaggtattattattatgtgtattattatgtttaaaaagGTTGCACAATTCCCACATTTCTGtacacactgacaaaaatatgCACCGTTCATCAGTTCAAAACTAATAAAAAGTGAGGTGAAAGTGTTCAAGGTCTTTACTGGTCATTTGAGATTTCTGTttaaaaactgagaaatgtTCTACAAGTTATAAAAGTAATCTGCTATTATTAAGACTGTGCTCAGTGGAAAGCTCTTGATTGCACAAGTGAAGGGTGTCATCTGTGCTAGTGTGCAGAACCACAGACTGTCTTTGAACATTAGGAGGACAATGGTGTACAACCTAAtgaggccagcagcagctgtgacTTCTAATGACCTTCTCAGCCAATTCTGGTTTCTGTACCATAGCTGTAACATCTAATGGATATCATCTCAGAGCCTCAGGTGGTGCAGGGCTTTAGCCATCCCTGGGGCCTGTGCTTATGAAGCCATTCTGGATCCAACAACCTTTTGCAGTGTTCTCCATTTCCAAAAAGCAAGTGAAACTAtattgtgaaggagagccttcatcACCTCCCCCTAGAGACTAACTGTTAATTGTTGCCAATAATTTTTTGCTCACCTGTTTTTATTGGTAAGGGAACCtgcctattggctaacaagtcACACCTGAATAATTGAAGGTGGATGAAATACAGGTGTAGCTgcagagcaggaaaaaaggctcattttgtccctgctggtggcttgcataggctggtttcctttgttttgttgtttggttttaaaataaattattgtttcttttaacctttaattgtttttggctcatttatgggagaCGTGTTGGCCAGCTTTTCTatgtatatgaaatatgtacaCTTGATTTCTCATCTTCACCCCAGCTAATTAAGATCTGCTCTGGTTAATGCTAATgttaacctaaaaaaaaaaagctaccaAGTATTTACAGAATAAAGTTCAGAGACCATTTcctgtgtgagtttgttttctttgctgtgtttATGCTGTTCAGTTTGTAGCACAGCAATGACCCCTTTTCATGTGCTTTTGAAGTGGTTTCCTCAATAGTCATTTCAAAGATACTGAGAAAATATCCTGATATTTCCCAGCACCTAAACTGAAACCAGTAACCATGCCCTGTCTGGTACAGTAACCTTGGCGCACACTGCCCACAGTCTGTTTTGTGTTGGCACTGTAAGCAATGAAGTCAGTGGTGATTCAGCCAGTTTGGTGGATTCCATACACTTGGCACAGAAATTCACAGACACTACTTAGCAAAGGGTCCAATACAAATTTCAGTTACATTCGCATTTTAACATATATGACATCTGTAGTTTCAAATAATCAAGTTGAATTTCCCCACAGTTACCAATATGAAGTCAGAGCGGGCAGGTGCCATCCAAAGACTAAACTTAGGATCCCCAGTGAGTAGCCATCTGCCAGTAGCAAGGAGACTTTCTCATGAAGGACTGCTCACTGTAGGTTCCCAAGGGGGCCGGAACATGTCACAACAGAAAGCCAGGTTGTGCGTGCTGTCGAGTACCTTAGACAGTTTAACACCTTGTTCGCGGAGTGAGTCAAAGCGTGGTCACTTCTGCCTGTTTGTTCCCTGTGACACCCAGAGCCTCCCCCCGGGTAACCTTATCAATTATTCACTGCGGTGAATGACTTCAGCAGCGGCACACGCTCTCGGCGCTGAAACTTTATATGGCAGCCTTTGTTCGAGCTACTCTGCCCAGCTCAGTGGAGGAGTGGGTTAGGCCAGCATTTCAGTTAATCACATAGATAATACAGAGTAAATCAGCCTGGCATTTGTGTTAATCATGCCCTCCCTGAACGCTACCACAATGAGCTGTACAGATAAAACAACATCATGTCACATCCTTACAGTTCTAGCTGGCATAGCTTAttattaatatgcaaatattgtaATACTATCTGCAGCATTTAGATATATCTTTTTTCTGAAGGGCATAATGCAGAGTTGAGTATCAGTTCCAGCTTGACTAGCTTGTTGATGGTCCGGTTGCTTTTGGGTATTACTGCCATTGATTGATTGCCATTGATACTGGCAGTCACTTCCCCTGATCTGCACACAGACCAAGCAGAGCTTTCTGCAAACAAGCCTGTGTGCAGCTGACATCACCATTATCTGGACATCAAACTGGGGCAGAATTCTGGGATGAATCTGTCCCATTGGGGAAATACCGGTGTCAGACGTAGTGCTGAAATTTTAAATCGCTGTGAACTGAAAATAAGCGTCCTTCTCCTGACTGTTTTCTGGGGGTCACTGCCTTTCAGGAAGAAGTCACAAAAATGGGATGAAATGAACATTCTGGCTACGTACCACCCTGCTGATAAAGACTATGGCCTGATGAAGATCGATGAGCCCAGTACACCATACAACAGGTTAGTGGAAGGGCTACCTTTGCCAGTGTCATTGATATAGTCAGACTAGTCAGACAAGCGTGGCCTGTAAAAGGAAGTTGTAACTGAAATCTTTAGGGCTAAAGGTGCCTTGATCTTGGCCTCTCTGCAAATCTGCTGTAGTAATGGATGTCTTTGGGCTTGACTCCATTAGAACACAAAGTTAAATGATGAGACCAGCTAGGCTCATCTGCAGACTGCTTGTATCTGCAAGATAATAGCACTGTACCAGGCCTGGTCCGGAACACTTCACCTGTATGTCACCTGCCTGacatggtgagtgtgtgtgtaatggctgtgtctgtttcaggaTGCTGCGGGACGACGGTGATGAGGGAGCTCTGAGCGATTCGGAGTCCAACACGGCCCTCACACCAGACGAGCTGGCCAGGAAGTAAGTTCTGTGGAGTACAACGGAAATGGCATGTTTTATGTTCCTCAACATGGAAAGTAGGAAAGTGGGTCTTCAATCAATCATTCAATTAATGACAATATATTTGTGAATTTATTGAATTCATAAATGAATTGTCACAAAACGCTGGACAGCATTTTCCACAAGGTAAAATCAGAAaacctgaaatctgaaaatccagtgccaattaaagaaaaaaacaggagaaaaattaaatgtatccTCCAGCCCTAGGAAAACgtagagactcctggaaaacagtttaaaaagacacaaacattaggactacaaacatacaaacaaacatatcCATCACGGTTCACTTTCTGGTCCAGAGGCTGTTAGGGGACTGCAGGGATGGATGGTCTCTCTGGTAGTGGCTCGGGCAGGATTTTCAGGGATTTACGGGTTTTTAATCTAGCGTGGCAGGGTGTAATCTGCTGGCAGCAGGGGGCTGGGCTACAGGAACACTGGCTTCTTGACTGAGCAGATAGCCCTGTGCATACTGTTGTCTTTCCCAGCTTTGATCATTATCTGCAGGGCAAACTGAAGCTGCTATTCACTTCAAGGTTGAGCTTCAGGGGGGAGGTCTCTGATCTGATCTGGCCAAAGGAAATGCCATTTCCATGGAGAACTAAGCAAATAGTTTACTGTAAATTACAGTGTAGATAGGCAGAGGGTCAAACTAAATGTCAGGACAGAAACCCTGTCTCTCTATGAtaagttatttattcattgaatctGAGAGCCTGGTACATTGAAAATGCTGTTGGTATACAGTTACATGTGCATGATTGAATGCAGCCAGATCATAGGCCTTTCTCAGATCACCTGAAAGATCAAACCACTGGGTGGTTTGTTGCCCCGAAgattcaaagacaaaaatgtaatgcattcaAAAAGCTTTTCAGCAATAAGTAATTAACCCTGAAGCATAAGTTTGTATTTTGTGATCTCCCTGATGTGTTTGGATGAATGCTGCACTCGCAGAGAGATAGAAATACTTTAGCTAGCTGACTCTAAAGGGGGAGTCTTTGGACAGGAGACAGCCATCCACAGCTGAGTGCAGATGTCCACAAACACCCTGATCTTGCCCGTGAGAGTGTGGTCTGTCTAGTAAACAGATTCTGACTTCCTGAGATTGAGAGAGTTTCAGACTCATAAAGACATGAACATCTGTGCTGATGAAGCCTTTGTTTAATCTGTGGGTGCTGTTTGCACAAAGCTTGCATAAGTAGGCGGCATGAAACTTAGCATGTGACCCCGTTATACAACAGACTCTggtttaaataatattaaaaaaaaaaaaacaagtgctgTGTAGCAGTGTTCCTCCCAGAgcatcagctgtttttttttttttttttgcattctgtgtttttgtttggttgggCCGTACCTGTCAGTCACTGCAACTACTGTCCGTAGGCTGGCTGTGGCGGAGGGGGCGGAGTCCCGTTTcatgagggaggaggaagaggaagaggagagcagcgaggaagaggaggagctcaCCCCAGAAGAACAAGGTGGGTTCTCACATCTCTCTGTCCCAGGACTCCCCCTGGTGGTGTGGTTGGCCTCAGTGTAGCCACATGTCACAGACTTGCCCATCTTTGCACCTCCTGTCCCTCAGTCTACTCTGGAAGGAGCAGCTTTGGAAACAGTGGGGTCCTTTATTCGCTCTCTCACCGAGCAGCCACTGCAGTATCAGAGGTTACCGTTCATGTGGCTGAAGCCAGAGCTGCTATCAGTGGTGCTGTAGCTCAGCTGCACACTTACTGTTTGCCTCTTACGCCACATTCTGAGGACTAAAGTAACGACCAAATTAGGTCAGCTGTGTTGCGTTTGCCATTCAgtaaattactgtttttcttttttccaagaTTTAAAGTACTGTGAAGAATGTAATTCTAGCGCACAATCAATTGAATCTAGTTTCATAACTAGATTTTGGATTAATTGCTGCGCTACGGTACTGGTCCTGTGTGATGCCGAGCATTGATAAGCACACTTGTTTCATGGACAGTTAACTCCCCAAATGATTTTTCTGTCTctatccagaaaaaaagaagcagttCGAGATGATGAGGAAAAGGCATTACAACGAGGGCCAGAACATTAAGTTGGCGAGGCAACTGATTGCCagtgagctggaggaagaggaagaggaggaagcagagaTGAAGGGTGACACGGAGATGGAGGATGTCAGCGAAGACCCTCAGGATGGTAGGAGGGTCTTGACTGatctgtgtaatgtaatgtaaaacattttccGATTTAATGAGTTTTGAGGTCCAACAGCACCTGAATTTCAgagcaaaaaatgcaaaacttttTTCATGAAAGATTAATGTAGTGTGCATTAGGAAATTCTCAGTCAATTGCATTACTTGTAAGCTTCGTTGCCAACTTATTCTTAGCAGATAaggctactactactactactactactactactactactagaGATCTCTAGATTATTTAATGACTTCCTCATGTGCATGCTAATGCGATGTGGCCAAATTAGAAATATGACATGATTTGTCTTTGCACCTGTCAATCTTCTGTCTTGCAGTTGTATTTGAAGTGGGGACAGGGCATGTCATGACACTTGGTTTTGCACGAACCCAAAATGACAGTAAAGGGCTGCTGCAGGGAGATTATGGATTATATAAAtctctgattttgaaaaaaaactgagttaTTGTGGAAAGTGCTCAGCATGTTAGTAACATAAGGGAAGCTCAAATGTCAAGACTGTGTGTCAAAACTATgctaaaacaggaaatataGTCATCTTTCCAGGACACCAATTTTTTGGCAGTACAGAGTACAGAAAGTGGTGTACACTGCCACCATGTGGTGGTAAGTGAGAAAGAATTTGGTATATTTTACAGTAGACTAAAACCTAGTTGACAGTTGACAGTTCAAAGGTGGTTTTCAGTTGTATATGATGCCTAAAACTAACAGTATTTTGTTGTACAATAAATACTTAACATGTTTATCTTAATAAATTATAAGATATTGTCAAATTTACTGAACGTATTATTACTGAAAAAGTAAAAGTGTTTTAATAGGAACCACAGAGAATAGCTGAATGTGCCAAGAGCACTCCACTTTAGTGATCTTTACAAGGGAGATTGACAGATTCCTGCAACTTCAAAACTTTTCCATTTGGTTCCATTGTGTCACTGAACCATCTTGGGTACATTTTAACTCATGTTAGTACTACAGCCACAGAAGGGAATGAATGAAGAGAGAGACTGGAGTTGAATGAAACCTGGAGTTGTGGCAGTTGTAGTTTCTGCATCTCCCCTGCTCTTTGCACTCACAGTTCCTGCCTTGATTTCTTTGCAGCTGATTCGCTGGATTTCTAGAAGACGGCAAAGCCCATGGAAACCCTTGTCTTTTATAAATAACATGAGaaattaggggaaaaaaactcccTATGTGGATAATGAAGTGATGTCACCATTAAACGCCACAGAGCACTGCTTCAGAGCGGACAAAGaggacactgctgcttcttAACCTCATTAACATCTATTAATGAACACTGTTAGATGAAGCAACACAGTGAGTGCAGATCTACCAGTtccttcccctgtttccaggAAAGGTCATTCAGTGGATCACAGAAATGGAGACAGGCACAAGCCTGGACTCTGGACCTGCCTTCCGCAGGGTTTGCCCAAGCGTGAGGAATCCCTCTCTCAAGCCAAAGCGTGGCTTTTTCAGAGCTGTAGCTTTCATACCATTTTCCACCTACCAGAAGCACTACACTTGATCTAAGGACTGCCTTCTTTTTGATCagaagtctttttttaatcacactTTTTTGAAGtccttttttccaaaatttgAGTACATTATAGGATCTTCCAAAAAGCAAACTAAGAAAACAATTGTGCATCATGCCATATGTGTTATCACACTGTTAGTGTTAGCCttgtaaatgtattcagattAACTACTGAGAAGTGGGTTTGGGGCCTGGGGGATCTTAGGTATACTGCTGGTGTGTCATTAGGAGT from Megalops cyprinoides isolate fMegCyp1 chromosome 20, fMegCyp1.pri, whole genome shotgun sequence encodes:
- the LOC118795785 gene encoding protein phosphatase inhibitor 2-like produces the protein MAAPGPIKGILKNKNRGSGTKTGHQLQVSPAESQDGLDPGFLDEKKSQKWDEMNILATYHPADKDYGLMKIDEPSTPYNRMLRDDGDEGALSDSESNTALTPDELARKLAVAEGAESRFMREEEEEEESSEEEEELTPEEQEKKKQFEMMRKRHYNEGQNIKLARQLIASELEEEEEEEAEMKGDTEMEDVSEDPQDADSLDF